One Scylla paramamosain isolate STU-SP2022 chromosome 5, ASM3559412v1, whole genome shotgun sequence genomic region harbors:
- the LOC135100509 gene encoding uncharacterized protein LOC135100509, with protein MQKIALILSASLVRPSFTEYLDRGFEIQVGQVTPQNSAILHTCGVAALIVPLPPSSSSSSSSPSSIEETFNQLVDSASSAPLSDMEGLGKGCRVPESAPDWPADAH; from the exons atgcagaaaattgcTCTAATACTGAGCGCTTCTCTGGTCAGACcatccttcactgaatatttgGACCGAGGCTTCGAGATACAAG TGGGCCAGGTGACCCCCCAGAACAGCGCCATCCTACATACTTGTGGTGTGGCAGCCCTGAtcgtcccccttcctccctcctcttcctcctcctcctcttccccctccagcATAGAAGAGACGTTTAATCAGCTGGTGGACag CGCTTCCTCCGCCCCCCTGTCAGATATGGAGGGGTTGGGGAAAGGATGCCGTGTCCCTGAGTCTGCCCCTGACTGGCCAGCTGACGCCCATTGA